The following coding sequences lie in one Metopolophium dirhodum isolate CAU chromosome 5, ASM1992520v1, whole genome shotgun sequence genomic window:
- the LOC132945415 gene encoding peroxidase-like isoform X1, giving the protein MEIVTVLLVLLVSLSCDCENLQNESDEPSAYTYGMPRKRGRNYVVKTNNIQGEETRYFTMSDDETVLDPYPSKIPSLMDPSKSIGFLHPQEISLADQCFPRPQCDFFYMYRTIDGSCNNLLYPTWGQTNTANTRIIQANYSDGYSELRKSVSGHELPEVRKIRKTIFKDIDKFSPKHNLFVMQYAQIISHDTTNTLLKETGPYGPVKCCNEDGSTPEILPKECLQIRIPHDEPESKYRCLSIPRSLDTSDKGCDIKPVRQIFGASSFIDASVLYGTDYETSRSIRTFKYGKLRRQLGPNGKLFLPNVKKATEFCNVTQDNTVCYLSGDPRTNITPDTVVATTSLMRLHNYLCDELSCLNPNWDDERIYQEARRILIAMHQHITYNELVPIILGRDFAKENYLLPMTNGFDDSYDQYLNPTTTTSFTGAAYRSMHSSIRGFIELVSEARKITSRIRISDFFFKPDIVQRQDNYDSFTRGLLTQHAQEVDQYFTEEISESAIRIPKRHRRVDLVSIDMARGRDYGEPSYNKFRKLCGLSEAKTFDSLIDQMDKKHVEALSKIYEHVDDIDYFVAGMLEKPKPGSLLGHTFQCDVGEMFFRYKYGDRYYYEFGNQIGSFKLEQLNEIRKTSLALIVCSTSDIYSVQRNMFEIPSSRNPLVTCNSLPKLDLSAWKED; this is encoded by the exons ATGGAAATAGTTACAGTTTTGTTAGTCTTACTTGTCAGCTTATCGTGCGACtgtgaaaatttacaaaatgaaAGTGACGAACCTAGCGCat ATACTTACGGCATGCCAAGAAAACGTGGCAGAAATTACGTAGTAAAAACCAACAATATCCAAGGTGAGGAGACGCGATATTTCACAATGAGCGATGATGAGACAGTGTTAGATCCATATCCTTCTAAGATACc GTCTTTAATGGATCCTTCAAAGTCCATTGGATTTCTACACCCACAGGAAATCAGTCTCGCAGATCAATGTTTTCCTAGGCCacagtgtgattttttttacatgtacAGAACCATAGACGGTAgttgtaataatttactatacccAACTTGGGGACAAACTAACACGGCAAACACACGAATTATTCAAGCTAATTATTCggatg GTTACTCTGAACTAAGAAAATCGGTATCTGGTCACGAATTGCCGGAAGTCCGAAAAATACGTAAAACCATATTCAAAGACATTGACAAATTTTCaccaaaacataatttatttgtcatGCAATATGCTCAAATCATTTCACATGATACAACAAACACACTATTAAAAGAAACAG gGCCTTATGGTCCAGTGAAGTGTTGCAATGAAGATGGTTCAACGCCCGAAATTCTACCAAAAGAATGTCTTCAGATTAGAATCCCACACGACGAACCAGAATCAAAGTACCGATGCTTATCCATACCCAGATCACTTGACACATCGGATAAGGGTTGTGACATTAAACCGGTCAGACAA atttttggagCCTCCAGTTTTATTGACGCTTCAGTATTATATGGCACAGACTATGAAACATCTCGTTCTATAAGAACATTTAAATATGGAAAGCTCAGACGGCAGTTGGGACCTAATGGAAAACTGTTCTTACCCAATGTTAAAAAAGCAACAGAATTTTGCAACGTCACTCAAGATAACACAGTGTGCTACCTTtcag GTGACCCAAGAACTAACATAACGCCAGACACGGTAGTTGCTACAACTTCTTTAATGAGACTACATAACTATTTATGCGATGAGCTTAGTTGCTTGAACCCCAATTGGGACGATGAGCGAATATACCAAGAAGCCAGGAGAATTCTCATCGCAATGCACCAACACATTACATACAATGAACTCGTTCCAATTATTTTAG GAAGAGATTTTGCCAAGGAAAATTATTTACTACCGATGACTAATGGATTTGACGATAGTTACGATCAATATTTGAATCCGACTACAACAACCAGTTTTACAGGCGCCGCATACAGATCAATGCATAGCTCCATACGTGGCTTTATTGA acTGGTAAGTGAAGCCCGAAAAATAACATCTAGAATACGGATAAGTGATTTCTTTTTTAAACCGGACATAGTACAAAGACAAGATAATTATGATAGCTTCACCAGAGGATTACTTACACAACATGCACAAGAAGTAGATCAATATTTTACAGAAGAG ataagtgAGTCCGCAATCAGAATTCCGAAAAGACATCGAAGAGTCGACTTGGTCAGCATTGACATGGCACGTGGTAGAGATTACGGAGAACcgtcttataataaatttaggAAACTCTGTGGTTTGAGCGAGGCCAAGACCTTTGACAGCTTGATAGATCAAAtggataaaaaa CATGTTGAggcattatcaaaaatatacgaACACGTGGACGATATTGACTATTTCGTAGCTGGTATGTTGGAAAAACCTAAGCCCGGATCTCTCTTAGGACATACGTTCCAATGTGATGTCGGAGAGATGTTTTTCAGATACAAGTATGGCGATAGATACTATTACGAATTCGGGAATCAGATTGGTTCTTTTAAACTAG AACAACTCAATGAAATAAGAAAAACGTCATTAGCACTCATTGTGTGCTCAACATCGGATATTTATTCTGTACAACGCAATATGTTTGAAATACCTAGTAGTCG gaATCCATTGGTAACCTGCAACTCTTTACCAAAACTCGATTTGTCTGCCTGGAAagaagattaa
- the LOC132945415 gene encoding peroxidase-like isoform X2, producing MPRKRGRNYVVKTNNIQGEETRYFTMSDDETVLDPYPSKIPSLMDPSKSIGFLHPQEISLADQCFPRPQCDFFYMYRTIDGSCNNLLYPTWGQTNTANTRIIQANYSDGYSELRKSVSGHELPEVRKIRKTIFKDIDKFSPKHNLFVMQYAQIISHDTTNTLLKETGPYGPVKCCNEDGSTPEILPKECLQIRIPHDEPESKYRCLSIPRSLDTSDKGCDIKPVRQIFGASSFIDASVLYGTDYETSRSIRTFKYGKLRRQLGPNGKLFLPNVKKATEFCNVTQDNTVCYLSGDPRTNITPDTVVATTSLMRLHNYLCDELSCLNPNWDDERIYQEARRILIAMHQHITYNELVPIILGRDFAKENYLLPMTNGFDDSYDQYLNPTTTTSFTGAAYRSMHSSIRGFIELVSEARKITSRIRISDFFFKPDIVQRQDNYDSFTRGLLTQHAQEVDQYFTEEISESAIRIPKRHRRVDLVSIDMARGRDYGEPSYNKFRKLCGLSEAKTFDSLIDQMDKKHVEALSKIYEHVDDIDYFVAGMLEKPKPGSLLGHTFQCDVGEMFFRYKYGDRYYYEFGNQIGSFKLEQLNEIRKTSLALIVCSTSDIYSVQRNMFEIPSSRNPLVTCNSLPKLDLSAWKED from the exons ATGCCAAGAAAACGTGGCAGAAATTACGTAGTAAAAACCAACAATATCCAAGGTGAGGAGACGCGATATTTCACAATGAGCGATGATGAGACAGTGTTAGATCCATATCCTTCTAAGATACc GTCTTTAATGGATCCTTCAAAGTCCATTGGATTTCTACACCCACAGGAAATCAGTCTCGCAGATCAATGTTTTCCTAGGCCacagtgtgattttttttacatgtacAGAACCATAGACGGTAgttgtaataatttactatacccAACTTGGGGACAAACTAACACGGCAAACACACGAATTATTCAAGCTAATTATTCggatg GTTACTCTGAACTAAGAAAATCGGTATCTGGTCACGAATTGCCGGAAGTCCGAAAAATACGTAAAACCATATTCAAAGACATTGACAAATTTTCaccaaaacataatttatttgtcatGCAATATGCTCAAATCATTTCACATGATACAACAAACACACTATTAAAAGAAACAG gGCCTTATGGTCCAGTGAAGTGTTGCAATGAAGATGGTTCAACGCCCGAAATTCTACCAAAAGAATGTCTTCAGATTAGAATCCCACACGACGAACCAGAATCAAAGTACCGATGCTTATCCATACCCAGATCACTTGACACATCGGATAAGGGTTGTGACATTAAACCGGTCAGACAA atttttggagCCTCCAGTTTTATTGACGCTTCAGTATTATATGGCACAGACTATGAAACATCTCGTTCTATAAGAACATTTAAATATGGAAAGCTCAGACGGCAGTTGGGACCTAATGGAAAACTGTTCTTACCCAATGTTAAAAAAGCAACAGAATTTTGCAACGTCACTCAAGATAACACAGTGTGCTACCTTtcag GTGACCCAAGAACTAACATAACGCCAGACACGGTAGTTGCTACAACTTCTTTAATGAGACTACATAACTATTTATGCGATGAGCTTAGTTGCTTGAACCCCAATTGGGACGATGAGCGAATATACCAAGAAGCCAGGAGAATTCTCATCGCAATGCACCAACACATTACATACAATGAACTCGTTCCAATTATTTTAG GAAGAGATTTTGCCAAGGAAAATTATTTACTACCGATGACTAATGGATTTGACGATAGTTACGATCAATATTTGAATCCGACTACAACAACCAGTTTTACAGGCGCCGCATACAGATCAATGCATAGCTCCATACGTGGCTTTATTGA acTGGTAAGTGAAGCCCGAAAAATAACATCTAGAATACGGATAAGTGATTTCTTTTTTAAACCGGACATAGTACAAAGACAAGATAATTATGATAGCTTCACCAGAGGATTACTTACACAACATGCACAAGAAGTAGATCAATATTTTACAGAAGAG ataagtgAGTCCGCAATCAGAATTCCGAAAAGACATCGAAGAGTCGACTTGGTCAGCATTGACATGGCACGTGGTAGAGATTACGGAGAACcgtcttataataaatttaggAAACTCTGTGGTTTGAGCGAGGCCAAGACCTTTGACAGCTTGATAGATCAAAtggataaaaaa CATGTTGAggcattatcaaaaatatacgaACACGTGGACGATATTGACTATTTCGTAGCTGGTATGTTGGAAAAACCTAAGCCCGGATCTCTCTTAGGACATACGTTCCAATGTGATGTCGGAGAGATGTTTTTCAGATACAAGTATGGCGATAGATACTATTACGAATTCGGGAATCAGATTGGTTCTTTTAAACTAG AACAACTCAATGAAATAAGAAAAACGTCATTAGCACTCATTGTGTGCTCAACATCGGATATTTATTCTGTACAACGCAATATGTTTGAAATACCTAGTAGTCG gaATCCATTGGTAACCTGCAACTCTTTACCAAAACTCGATTTGTCTGCCTGGAAagaagattaa